CGTTGGGCCTCATCATGGACAACGCGGCGCCGCAGGTCGGCGGCGTCGTGCCCGCTGCGAACCGAAGGCCACGCCGATGAGCGGCTCCCGCGTCCCTGGTCTGATCCTGCCTGGAGTCCTGCTGCTCGCCCTCGTCGTGGGCGTGTTCTGGTACTGGCGGCACCGCGACGACGACTGACCCCGACCGGTGGCCAGGTCAGCGTCCGGTGCTGTGCCCGACCAGCGCCTCGGTCACGGCCCGCACGCTGCGCGCGATGTGCTGGAGCTGGAGGACCTCGGCGGCGTACAGCTTGATGGTGTGCTCGATGACCGACTCGGGCAGGCCGATGCCGGGCAGGTCGGCGCGCGCGGTCTGCAGGGCGGTGCGGGCCACCCGGATCTCGTGCTGGACCTGGATCTGCGCGTGGCGGGCGAGCAGGACGGGGTGGCGGATGAACGCGGGGTAGCTGGCGTAGCGGGCCGGCACCAGCTCGCGCAGCCACTTGGCCGCCGAGCGCTCCCAGTCGTAGCTGCCGGGTGTCTTGACCTGACAGGGCCAGTCCTGGCTGATGCGCGTGGTGGTCAGTTGCATGTCATCGCTTCCCGGTGTGCGGCGTCGCGGGGGTGGGTCGACGGTATGAGGCGGCCCCGGCCCAGGGGATGACCGAGGCCGCCTTGGGCGCTCGCGCAGGCGATGCCCTACCGAACACGCCCGGCGCCGACGCGGGTAGGAGACGGCGGCAGGGCGTGCTCGTGAGAGGGCCCCGGGAAGCAGGTGTCGCCGGCGCGGCGGGTCGAGCGGAGGTGCGCATGGGCGGACCGGGCTTTCTCGGGGCGGGTGCGATCCGTGAGCAGTATTTATATATGCCGTCCGCTTTGCAAGGCGTATGAAAACATTCATGCGCGAAAAGGGCGTAATCGTCCCAGTGCGCATACCTATGAGGGGGGGAGTGGCGGGTCAGTCCCGCATGAAGAACTGGTGCTGCTCGGCGATCTGCTCGTAGTCCTCCAGGCGGGCCTGGGTCCGCTCCGGATCGGCGTCCGTCATGGCCTGGAGCAGCGCGGAGGCCATCACCCCGGGGGCCGCATACGAGTCGAAGACCAGGCGGGAGCCGGTGCCGGTGGCGAAGGTGACGTCGGCCTCGTCGGCCAGCGCGCCGAGCGCCAGATCGGTCACGAGGGCCACCTTGAGCCCGGCGCTGCGCGCCACCCGGAGCGTCGTGAGCGTCTCGTGCGCGTGCCGGGGCATGTCGAACGCGAGCAGCCAGGTGCCGCCCGCCTCCCGGGACTGCAGGATCGCGTCGTAGGCGACGCTGCCGCCGCGGGTCACCAGCCGCACATCGGGGTGGATCCGGCGCGCCGCGTAGGCGAAGTACTCGGCGAGCGAGACGGAGATGCGCAGGCCGAGGACGGTCAGCGGGGTGGACGCCGACAGTTCGCGGCCGACCTCGATCAGCCGGTCGGGGTCGGCGAAGTCCCGGCGCAGGTTCTCCAGGTTCGCGATCTCGGCGTCGACCGCGGCCTGCAGTTCGTTGCTCCGGTTCTCCTCGGCCGCCGGGCCGCCCGCAAGGGTGCGCAGGGCGATCGCCTGCAGCCGCTCCCGTAGCGCCGGGTAACCGCTGAAGCCGACCGCCGCGGCGAACCGGGTCACCGAGGGCTGGCTGACGCCGACGCGCTCCGCGAGATCGGTGATGGAGAGGAACGCGGCCTCGGTGATGTGCTCGATCAGGTACTGGGCGATGCGCCGCTGGCCCGGTGACAGTCGTGGCCCGTCGAAGAGTTCCCTGAGTTGGGACGTCGGTGCCGCGCCGACTTCCGGGTCGGTTTTTCCCGAGGTGATCACGGATGCCTGGGCGCGTGCCTGCTGCGGCGATGGCACCGGTGCGCTTCCTTTGTCTCCCACAGCCACTGAACATAGCTCACGGAGCGTTGTGACCAGAGGGTGATCAGCGCCGGTAGATCGTGATCGAATGACCGACTTGATCGATCGGACGGCTGCTGTCGATCAACTCGGCCAGTTCTCCCCGGGCTTTGTCGATCGCGGTGTCCGAGACGACCAGCAGCCCGTGCACGTCGCGCACCCCTGCCTTGCGCGGATCGGACGACTCGATGCCGTAGTACGACGGCACACCACTGCCCTTGTAGACGAGCCAGACCCGCTCGCCCGCGTACCGCTCGTGGAGCCGGTCGGCGAGGCGGCCGAGGTCCTGGCCCCAGTCCACGTTGGAGTCGTGCAGCCGCAGATAGGTCTTGGACGGACCGCCGAACGCCTCGTTCGAGTACGGCAGATAGTAGGGAAACGTCCGCAGCGAACTCACCGCGACGAACGCCACCAGCACCCCCGCGGACAGCGGAGCCCACCGCCACCACGACCGCAGCGCCGGCACACAGGCCGCCGCGACCGCCAGGAACATCGGCACGAAGATCGCGTACCGAGTGCCGAAGTCCCGCGAGCCGTCCATCGCCGTGGCCAGCAGCACGGCCGTCGGGACCAGCAGATACGGCGCCGCGGGCCGCAACCGCCGTACCGCCACCAGCGCGACGGCACCCGCCGCCCACAGGACGATCATGCCGAGCGGGGTCTTCACCATCAGGGCCACCGGCAGGTAGTACCAGTGCGACCCGGTGTAGAGGTGCCCGAACAGGAAGCCCTGCCACGGGTAGTCCTCCATGCCGAACTGGATGAGCATCCCGTCCCGGAACGCGCGCGGGAACGGCAGCAGCGGCACCAACTGCCCGCGCAGCCCGTCGATGACCGGCACCGGCTCCGTCGACGTGAACCGCAGCTGCGGATCGACGACGAGATACGACGCCCATACGACGGCCAGCGCCACCACGGCCGGCACGGCCGCGCCCGCGGCTCCGAGCGCCAACACCCGTAGCCGGGCCGCGCGTTCGGCCGGGCGGCGGGCGGACCACACCGACGCGACGGCGAGCAGCATGAGGACGGGGACGGCGGGCAGGGCACTCATCTTCGTGGCCACGGTGGCCCCGAGCGCGGCCCCGGCGAGCGGCAGATACAGCTTCGGGCGCCGTCGGGCCCGCCACAGCAGCCACACCGACGTCAGCAGAAAGCCGGCCTCCGGCACGTCGAGCGTCGCCAGCGAGCCGTGCGCGATGACATCGGGCGAGAACGCGTACAGGGCGAGCGCCACCAACCCCCGTGCCGGGCCCACGAGTTCGCGGGCGAAGGCGAACACGACCAGCCCGAACAGCAGGGTCAGTACGATCACCGGGAGCCGGGCCCAGAACATCAGCCGCCAGGGGTCGTTGCCCGACTCGTACAGCAGGTGGCGGCCCAACGCCCCTTGGTCGCCCTGGTAGTCGGTGTCGAAGTGCGGGTCGGCGAGCGCGATTCCGGCGGCGATCACCAGCTTCCCGAGGGGCGGGTGCTCGGGGTTGTAGTCGAGGCTGTGCTCGCGCAGATAGACGGTGGCCGTGGCCACGTACACCGGCTCGTCGATGGTCGGCGTCTGCTGCACGGCGGTCGTGATCATCACGGCGGCCATCTGTGCGAGGAGCACCACCACGAGGACGGGCAACAGCCACCGCTTGCGGCGCCGCAGTCCGGCGTAGAGGCGTGCCGACCGCGAGCCCTCGGCGCGCGGCGGCGATTCCCCGCCACCGCCGTCGTCGAGGGTGTCGGGGTCGAGGACCGAGTGCTGTTCGCGCGCCATCATCCGCCCTGCGGTGAGGCCGGCCGCGCGGTGGCGGGAGCGGGCCGGGGCCGTTTCATGGCCCTACTGTCGCACCGCTCCCGCCACCAGGGGCGTCACCGCTTCAGGAGTCGTACCGACAGACCTTCCGCCGTATACACCGGTACGGCCCGCAGCTTGTCCGAGTTCACCTTGACGCTGTCGAACTGGCCGCGCAGCGAGGACGCGCTCAGGACCCGCACCGTGGAACCCGCGACCGGCGGGTGCCCGGCGTCGAACTGGAGGGACAGCGTGCTGCCCCTGCCGAGGGTCGCGCGCCGGGTGACCTCGACGGCGGGCTGGTGGCCCGAGCGGAGCGTGACCTCCAGCGTGGCGGACTGCTGGGTGAGGCTGCCGTGGATCTGCACGGACTCGGAGACCCGCAGCGCACCGCCGAGCACGCTCACGTCACCGTGGCCCAGCGCGTGCGGCGAACCGGCCACCAGCGCACCGGACTTGAGCACGGTCCCGCCGGTGTAAGCGTTGTGCCCGGTCAGGGTGAGCGTGCCGGTGCCCTGCTTGGTCAGGCCGCCGCAGCCGTCGATGTCGTTGCGCCAGGCGTCGGCCGCGCCGAAGCCGCCGGCCGCCGCGTCGAGGGAGACGACGACGTCGGACTCGAAGGAGCCGTAACCGTCCGCCGCCGCGAAGAGGTTGAGGCGCCCCCACTGCTCAAGGCCGTCCAGCAGGACGTACCCGGACGGCAGCGCGGTGGTCCGCAGCACCTCGCGTCGCTGGGCCGCGGAGAGGTACGGCAGCCGGGTCTCCAGCAGGACCTCCGCGCCCTTGGGCACGGTCAGCGGCTTGTCACGGCCGCTGCGGGTCAGCACGTAGGTGAACTTGGGCTCCACCAGACGGGAGTTGGCGGTCCGGTCCGCGTAGGGGTCGGTCGCGGTGGTCGCCGAGTGGGCGTACGCGTAGAGGGTGTCCGCCGTCGTGCCGGTCTTCGCCTCGAAGTAGGCGAGGGCCTGCGCGCGTGCGGCCGCCTTGAGTTCGGCGTTGGCCGGGTCGGCGAGGGTGGCGGCGGCCAGCGCGGTGGCCATGATGCGGCCGCCCATCACGTCGACCGTGGAGTGCATGCCGGCCATGATCCGGGTGTGGCTCAACTCCAGGGTGCGGGTGACCAGTTCCTGGAAGCGCTCCGGTACGGCGTACGCGTAGGCGAGGCCCGCCAGGTGGAAGGCGTTGGTGTGGCCGCTGGGGAAACCGCCGTCGTCGACCGGTGACGTGCTGCGCTGGCGCAGGAGTTGGGGTGCGACGATCACCTTGGAGTCGTAGACCGGGTAGCCGAGCGCGTCGACCTTGCCCGTGTCGACGACCTCGCTCTTCTCGTTCATGCGCCACGGACGCGGGTACTGGTAGGCGTACTTGCCCGGGTTGCCCGAGGCGTAGTTGCCGCGCAGGGTGTCGACCAGTTCGGCCACCTTGCCGAGCGCGGAGTCGTGCGAGCCCGCGCCGAGCGCGGCACCGGCGGGCGCGTCGGCCGGGACGGCGTCGTTGATCGTGGTGGCGGGCGTGCCGTCGGGCGCGCTGGTGATCGAAGTGACCGCCAGGGCACCGGACTTGTAGAGGTCGGCCAGCGGGCCGAGGCCCGCGATCATCGCGTAGCTCTGGTGCTGGCGGTCGTAGAGGAACGCCTCCTTCGCCTGGGCCTCGGTGCGGTGGGCGGTGAGGTCGACGCAGTACCGCATGTTGGCGCGCAGGATCTCGGGGCGCAGTGGCGTGCCGGTGTTCCAGGCGGCGCCGGTCTTCCATATCTGGGCCATGCCGCCGAGGATCCGGACCACGGCGTTGGTCTCGGGCGTCAGGTTCGCGATGACGTTCGTCTTGTAGTCGTCGACGAACGCGAGCGGAGCCGTGGCGGCCTTGGCGTCCGCGGTGGCCAGCCAGCTGACCAGCGTGGGCGCGGCGACCACGGCGGCCGAGGCGCCGAGCGAGGTCTTGAGGAAACCACGTCTGTTCACGGCGGGTCGAACGGCGTTCGTGCGCTGCCCGGCGGGTGACGGCATGGGTGTGCCTCTCTTGAGTTCTACGGCCGATGAGGCCGGCGAGGTCGTGCGACCAGGGAGGGGGTCGTGCGATCGGCTGTGGTTCGGGGTGCACCGTACGACGTGGGAAAGCGCATACGTCAACTGGTGCGTACGTGCGAAGATTTACGGTGGGCCGTGTCCCGTCGGAGGGGGTTCGGCGTCCACGACATGACCCCCGGGTGAACGGGGGCCGTGCGGTTCACAGGATCGATCGGGCCAGTGCCACCGCGCCCTCGACGGGCGGCACCTGGATGGGCCACGGACGCGCCCCCGGCACCCGCTCGGCGAGCGCTGCGGTGAGGGCGTCGTACAGGCGGGGCTGGGCGAGGACGGTGCCGCCCGAGACCACCACGTCGTCGACGGGGACGCCGCGTTCGGCGAGCCGTACGACGAGCGCGGCGAGGGACCGGCCTGCCTCCGCTATCACCTCGCGCGCGAGGAGCGAGCCCGCGTCGGCCGCGGTGAAGACGACACGGGCGTGCCGTCCCCAGTCGGCGGAGACGTCGGAAGCGCTTTCCAACGCGGCGCCGAGTCCGGGCACTTCGGCCACACCGAACGCCTCGACGAGTCCCAGGGCGAGTTCGTCCGGGGCCTCGCCGCGGTCGTGCGCGGCCCAGGCGGCGCGGGCCGCCTCGCGGACGAGGCCGGCGGCTCCGCCCTCGTCACCCAACACCGCTCCCCAGCCGCCCACTTGGAGTCGGCCGCCGTCGGCGAGCAGGCCCACCGCGACGGAACCGGTGCCGGCG
The nucleotide sequence above comes from Streptomyces sp. N50. Encoded proteins:
- a CDS encoding MurR/RpiR family transcriptional regulator, translating into MPSPQQARAQASVITSGKTDPEVGAAPTSQLRELFDGPRLSPGQRRIAQYLIEHITEAAFLSITDLAERVGVSQPSVTRFAAAVGFSGYPALRERLQAIALRTLAGGPAAEENRSNELQAAVDAEIANLENLRRDFADPDRLIEVGRELSASTPLTVLGLRISVSLAEYFAYAARRIHPDVRLVTRGGSVAYDAILQSREAGGTWLLAFDMPRHAHETLTTLRVARSAGLKVALVTDLALGALADEADVTFATGTGSRLVFDSYAAPGVMASALLQAMTDADPERTQARLEDYEQIAEQHQFFMRD
- a CDS encoding ArnT family glycosyltransferase: MMAREQHSVLDPDTLDDGGGGESPPRAEGSRSARLYAGLRRRKRWLLPVLVVVLLAQMAAVMITTAVQQTPTIDEPVYVATATVYLREHSLDYNPEHPPLGKLVIAAGIALADPHFDTDYQGDQGALGRHLLYESGNDPWRLMFWARLPVIVLTLLFGLVVFAFARELVGPARGLVALALYAFSPDVIAHGSLATLDVPEAGFLLTSVWLLWRARRRPKLYLPLAGAALGATVATKMSALPAVPVLMLLAVASVWSARRPAERAARLRVLALGAAGAAVPAVVALAVVWASYLVVDPQLRFTSTEPVPVIDGLRGQLVPLLPFPRAFRDGMLIQFGMEDYPWQGFLFGHLYTGSHWYYLPVALMVKTPLGMIVLWAAGAVALVAVRRLRPAAPYLLVPTAVLLATAMDGSRDFGTRYAIFVPMFLAVAAACVPALRSWWRWAPLSAGVLVAFVAVSSLRTFPYYLPYSNEAFGGPSKTYLRLHDSNVDWGQDLGRLADRLHERYAGERVWLVYKGSGVPSYYGIESSDPRKAGVRDVHGLLVVSDTAIDKARGELAELIDSSRPIDQVGHSITIYRR
- a CDS encoding phosphatase PAP2 family protein, encoding MPSPAGQRTNAVRPAVNRRGFLKTSLGASAAVVAAPTLVSWLATADAKAATAPLAFVDDYKTNVIANLTPETNAVVRILGGMAQIWKTGAAWNTGTPLRPEILRANMRYCVDLTAHRTEAQAKEAFLYDRQHQSYAMIAGLGPLADLYKSGALAVTSITSAPDGTPATTINDAVPADAPAGAALGAGSHDSALGKVAELVDTLRGNYASGNPGKYAYQYPRPWRMNEKSEVVDTGKVDALGYPVYDSKVIVAPQLLRQRSTSPVDDGGFPSGHTNAFHLAGLAYAYAVPERFQELVTRTLELSHTRIMAGMHSTVDVMGGRIMATALAAATLADPANAELKAAARAQALAYFEAKTGTTADTLYAYAHSATTATDPYADRTANSRLVEPKFTYVLTRSGRDKPLTVPKGAEVLLETRLPYLSAAQRREVLRTTALPSGYVLLDGLEQWGRLNLFAAADGYGSFESDVVVSLDAAAGGFGAADAWRNDIDGCGGLTKQGTGTLTLTGHNAYTGGTVLKSGALVAGSPHALGHGDVSVLGGALRVSESVQIHGSLTQQSATLEVTLRSGHQPAVEVTRRATLGRGSTLSLQFDAGHPPVAGSTVRVLSASSLRGQFDSVKVNSDKLRAVPVYTAEGLSVRLLKR
- a CDS encoding N-acetylglucosamine kinase is translated as MQDFTPLVVGIDVGGTKTHLRACAGPDVVADHIRASSGWRPHDPATAADWLTALVHDALPAPARPSAVAVGGHACETPRQCAKIRAALEERLKVPVLVVGDAELLVPAAGLDKGVGLVAGTGSVAVGLLADGGRLQVGGWGAVLGDEGGAAGLVREAARAAWAAHDRGEAPDELALGLVEAFGVAEVPGLGAALESASDVSADWGRHARVVFTAADAGSLLAREVIAEAGRSLAALVVRLAERGVPVDDVVVSGGTVLAQPRLYDALTAALAERVPGARPWPIQVPPVEGAVALARSIL